In the genome of Methanosarcinales archaeon, the window TTATTAAACATATCATGAACAAAAAAATCGAAAAGTGTGATAGTAAAACAGCTTTATTAGATCATAAAAAAGATATGGATAAAAGCTGGGAAGACGAGCTTAGTGAATGGATGATTGAGGAGTTATTTACACCATTTCAGGCATCCTAAAGTTCTAATCCGATCCAAGAATCATTGTAAATAAATTCAAATTTACGGGGTGTATATCTTGGAATTAAAAGGAATATGCAGTATCTGCCAGCGATCAGATACCATGTATACTTGCCAATTTTGTGGAAGAATTGTATGCAGTAATTGTTTTAATTCATTAAAAGGAGTCTGCATACAATGCAATCGTGGACGCAGTTTAGGGTCAGTTGATTCTACTTTAAACTATTAAGACCAAATTTATTTATTTTCCATTTCTCCCACACCTTCCTCTATTGTTCTGAAAAATTTTGAAGAAATTGAATCCCCTATAGTCTTTAGCATCAGTTCTTTACTTTCACTATTATTAATCCCTTCGGTAATTGTACCGAACACACCCAGTGGGATCGTTGTAGATGCATAAGAAGTCCCTCCCACAACATTGCCACAATGACCAAAGGCTTTCTTAAATATCTGTTTTAAATTGACCTCAATATTGTTAGAAGCTGCATAAGCATATATTTTCGAAGTATTTACAGCATATACCAAAGAAGTAGATATACCTTCCAGGTCAAGCATATATTTACAGACCTTTTGGAGTGTGCTGGGGTCTTTGATATAGCCGGTGTTTGTCAAGAGATATGTATCTTTGATTGTCCTGTTTGCCAGGGCCTTTTCAAGATCATTGAAGGTTTCTGATTTCACAGGCGGATTTTCCAGTTTATTTAGAAGATCATGGTCCACAAATTCTAGAATACAAAGATAAGCTTCCAATCCATGATGGTTCAAATTATCCAGAAATGTCCTGGTCCTATCCCTAATCGCGAATAACAATAAAGTGCTTACAGTACTATCCAATGGTACCTTAAGACCTTTCATATACTGGACCATGATTGTAGAAGTGGTTTCGACATTTGAGCGGATGTCCTTGTATCGGCTTTTAATATCTTTTGTATTGGCTTTAGAATGAGAGATGATTATGGCCGGGTTTTCTATTAAAGCAGCAAGTCCATTCGGGAGTTCGCTGGGTACTACATCTACCAACGCAAACGTTTCAGAAATTTCATCAGTTATTACATCTGGTAGATATTCTATATCTGCCCCCATAATATTGAGGAGGGCCTTATTATGGACAATTCCAGAATAATAGCATTTTGATTTAATATGGAAATAATCAGCAATCTGTTTTAATGCCAGGGCACTAGCCAGGGAGTCAGGGGTAGGGTCCTTCCTGACAAGTATTGTCAGTTCCCGATTTGAGTTTTTTAATATACTCTTAAACTTCCTGCGTTTTAAGAATCCAAGTTTTTTCACAATTTGTACCTTCAAATTTAGATTGAAATAATAAACTTAATATTTTTCCTTAAACCAATTTCCATATTGGATGACCATCTACAGGTTCTACATCAAGGTCTGCTACACTTTCTGAGATCATAATATCTGACATGGCCGCCAGTGGGAATGTATATTTAGCATATTCAATTGGCCCGTATAGTACGAAATCACCTGCTGCCATTTGCTGAAGACCAGTGGACGCGATATCACATATTTTGTATACGAGTTTATCCTCTTTTCGTTTACTGCGCAACCAGTTCCAGGCAGATGGAGCATTATGGATGCCTGAACCTACAGGAAAACCCCATTTTGCTTTCGCAGCAATGTTCATCCTCAATGCAACACCAGCCCCGTTACCCATGGGAGTTATACCGGGATCTATGAGCTTCTTTGTTATACCGCAATCCTCTGCCATTTCTAATAAACCTCTGGGTAATACTGATGAACCACTCTCCAGCAATTCCATGCGACCGTCAAGGCTAGAATCTATTGCATTAAAGCCAAGAATAATTGCGCTATCAACATCTGATTGACCCAAAGCATTTAACTCCTCGTCGGTAATAGACATATTCATACTGTTATAGATGGTCTTATCAGCTAGACCTACTTCACTAACATAACCAGCTGCTGCCATTCGTACTTTTGAATCTGTGGAATCAATAAGGAAAGGGGCATCTGTTTCCGCACTCACAAAGTCCATATATTTTCTTGCTGCATCTTCTGACTCAGCATAAATATGTACCATGTGGGGATTGCCTGTCTCATCTGCCTGAACCTGCTGGGTGTTGATGAGTTTTTCGGCTTCTTTTTTATCAAAAATACCTTGCGCCGGGTCAGAGACAATGTGATGCTTGTTATAGAATATAGTACCTGCCAATACAGTGGGTAATTCTCCGGGTTGACCCCCGATCTTTATATTGGCAATATTGACAATTTGCTGTTCTTTTTGGAAAACGAACATTAGTATCAATCCTTTTTTTCATCAATTTTCGGCAAATATGATTCCGGACGCTGAGTCCATCATAATCCCCGGGGAAACCATCATATCCCAGCCAGTAATTTCACGCACAATCTTCTGCTTTTTCTTTTTTGTTGATTCGATTGTCATAGGTGGTTCCAGGTATGGATCTCCCATGGAACTGTATTCATTGATTATTGATTGGATTTTTTCAGTATCAACAAGACCGCGATGATCAATAAGTTCGATTTGCTGCCTGAAGCGGTTAATAGCATCAACCGGAATATTTTCTATAAAGGGTATGGCACCACCAGAGCCTATGATCCGGCCGCTTTCATCGATACCATTCTCATGAATAGCTAAAAGTGTATTGCCTGAGAGGTGTCCTCTGGATTCCTGGCCGCATACAAGAATATATCTGATATTGGAATTGGAAATTGTATTGGATATAATCTTTTCAATCCCCAGGTTCTCAGTCTTGCAGCTTCCCATCATACATGCGCCTGGTAAGGGAGCCATGTCGCTGGCAAGAGTCACGACCGATATGTGGGATTCAGGATCAATAACTGTGTAGTCTCCTTTGACAGAAGGCCAGTTTTTTGCGATTAGATCTTCGGGCATTTTTAACCACTTATTAAATCTGGTAATATAATTGATTTATGCTGTGTATGTTAATTATTAATAATGTTTGTTGAATTTGCAAATAATATAAAAAAACTACAATTCTATATAACATAAAGATATAATAACTCCATAGTCATATGACTTTCAATGCGTGAACATGCAGCTTAGTAGAGGAATGGATTAATATTCCTGCCTTTTCCTTACAAGCGCCGAAGCCATCATGATAGCCTTGGTATAATGCCCCCCGACCCTGCTGGTATCCACAAATACTTTTTCCATCAACACAGGCGCCCCATATCCATAACCACCTGCCACTAACACCAGAGTCCTGAATATTAAATTCCCTGACACACCGTCCGGTGCCAGTATGAAATTCGCTTTATTCACAGCATTTTCGATAAGAATTCCGTAATGTTTGACATCATATCCTTCCTCCACTGCTTTTTTTGTTACGTATTCAGCATCATCCAGAGTCTTATCCACATAGGAGTCCCGGCCCCTATCTTCAAATCGCCCCCCGGACAGTACAGCTATCCTGGGTTCCACATCAAATCTGCGGATATGCTCAGAAACACGTCTGATAAATTCCAGTTTATCCTCCTTTGTAGCGCCTTCATCAATTCCCACAGGAGCTAAAAACAGCGGTGTTCCATCTGGTGTTTCCAGCAGCGCCACCCTGAAGAGTTTATTTAGACCAAATGCCTGCTTGAGATAAGAAAGAGTGGAATTTGCAGAAAGGGTTCCCCTGATAGCTCCATCCACATCACCAGAAACCAGCATGTCCACTAAGGTTTTTGCAGGTTTTTTTGAATGGATCACTTCCAATTCCGTACCGATCATATTAATAGCATAGCTATCACCCACAAGCACCACATCTGCAAACTCTCGTCCCTTTACTGCACTGTGCAGAAGTTTTGGCGTCACGCTGTCAATACCAAGCGCGATCCTGGCATGGTTCTCCATAGCTTTTTTATAAATACTCTGGATGATTTTGCTCATTTTTTAACCTTTTTTTCAGATTTTTCATCCCTACTGCACATGGCAGCAGATTCTTCAGCCGGTTTTTCTTCAAATCCAGGGCCTGGCAGGAAATGACCTCTTCCCTTCTTTGCATGGATCCCATCATCAAATATTACTTCTCCCCTGGAAATGGTAATGGCAGGAAATATTGCTTCCATTCCTTCATACGGTGACCATCCCGCTTTGCTGTGCAATTTGTCTATATTAACCTCAGTGACTTTTGTAGTATCCACTAACACGAGATCGGCATCAAATCCTTCCCAGATCGCGCCTTTGTGGTGAGATGACAATCCAAAGATCACAGCAGGATTAGTACACATGACATCAACCATTCTGGACAGGGGCAGTAGGTTGCGCCGAACCGCCAGAAGCATCAGTGGCAGCATGGTCTCAACCCCGGGCACCCCGGCAGGGGCTGACCAGATATCAGTCATTTTTTCAGATTCGGTATGGGGTGCATGATCAGATGCCACAATATCTATGGTGCCGTCGTTCAATCCGTTCCATACATACTGGAGGCTCCTTCGCTTACGAAGTGGTGGATTCATTTTTCCAAATGTACCTAATCTCTCATAATCCTTATTTGACAAAAACATGTGGTGGGGTGCTACTTCTGCTGTTATAGTTCCTTCAGATCCCCCATAGTCTCCATACTTGGCACTTCGGATTATTCCCACTGCTTCCCGGGTACTTATATGACAAAGGTGGGCCTTTGCATCGAAAGCCAGTGCATCTTCCACAGTATTTGCAACTGCAACAGCTTCAGACATGTTGGGCCTGGATTTTGAATAAGCCTCTGGTTCAAGATCGTTTTTACTCAATTGAATATTTGTTTCCAGAATCTCCTGGTCCTCTGCATGTATGCAAGCAAGGGCATCCAGATCCTTTATGATCTTAAGTGCTGCCGTCATCTGGTCTCGATCCACTGTCATTGAACCCGTACTCTCACCCAGGAATATTTCTCCAAATGCGGTAACACCCGACTTCCAGAGCGGTTCAAGGTGATCATAGTTATCGGTAACACCCCCATTTATGCCGAAATCAATGATGGATTTGGAACTTGCCAGATTCAATTTTCCATTAAATGTATCTTTATCAAGGGTAGGTGGTAAAGTATTAGGATGCTCGATGACAGTAGTCACTCCACCTGCTGCTGCTGCACAGGAACCCGTATACCAGTCTTCTTTATGCGTCATACCCGGTTCCCTGAAATGTACGTGCACATCAATTATCCCGGGAAGTATCAGCATGTTTTTGGCATTTATGACCTTATCTGCGCTTTTTTTAGGGATCATCCTGGCTATATCGGATATTTTTCCATTCTTCACAGCCAGTTCTGCTTCATGGATACGTCCCTGGTGAAAGATGCGGGCATTATTGATTATCAGGTCGGGCATGGGTCTAGTATATGCATTGAGATATTATTAAAACAGATGTTAATTTCTAACTATATAGTACTATATAGTCTATCTAGGGAATATTTAGATATTATGTCTATTAATAAAGTTCCTGAAAATAAAAACCAAAGAATTCATATTAAATCATCAATTGAATGTCAAAATGAATCGTTTGGATGGTTTAATGGATATGATACATTATTTTATATGAACAAGTGGTGTTACAATGGTAAATATTGATAAAAAAGATATTGATAATATTATTCAAGAGATAATTAAGGATATTCGGGAAATGGGACTCTGCATCAAGACATCTATAGACAGGTCTGTAACATCTCTTAAGGAACAAAATACCAGTATGGCAGACAAGGTCATAGAAAATAAGAAAAGGATCGATGAACTGGGAGATGTTATTGAGGATAAATGCACCAAAACAATGACAATGAAAGTGTCATCCAGCCAACTTCGAATGTTAAAGGGTGCCTTAAAAATGATTATCGATCTTGGGAACATCCAGGACCTTGCCATTGAGATAGCTTTTATCACAAAAGCGACAGCTAATGCTCCCCATATCAAACCGTTGGTCGATATCCCCAGAATGTCAGACCTCTTACAGGAAATGCTGGATAGCAGTCTTGATGCTTTAGAGAAACAGGATGCTGATCTTGCCAGGATTACTGCTTCCAGGGATGATGAAGTAGATGCCCTTTTTGACCAGATCCGTCGTGAACTAATCACATATATGATCGAGGACCCCCAGAAGATTGCCAACGCATCTCACCTTACCTTTGCTGCACGTTATCTGGAGAGGATGGGGGACCACATAAACAACCTGTGTGAAAGTGTGGTCTATATTGTCACTGGTTTAAAAGAGGATCTAAACTAGGAGGCTGCAAAATGGATATTTTTGACCCAATCATTTTAGCAGTAATAGTTGCCGGCCTGTACATGGCATGGAACATCGGTGCCAATGACCTGGCAAATTCTATGGGCACATCAGTGGGCAGCGGTGCATTATCTATTAAACAGGTTGTAATAATCGCAGGAATTCTTGAAGTTGTAGGCGCGGTCTTTTTTGGTGACCGCGTTACTTCCAGGATTGCCAAAGGGATTGTTCCCATTGAGCAATTAATTACAATTGATCCAAATATCGTTATTATTGGATCGCTGGCAGCCATTCTGGCAGCGGGATTCTGGATCACATTTGCCACCTTTTACCATATGCCGGTCTCAACAACCCATTCCATAGTAGGTGCAGTGACAGGGTTTGGGCTGGCAGCAACCTTCTTTATTGATGATTTTACCATCGCCCATATAAAATGGATGGTACTGGGAAAAATTGTTTTATCCTGGATCACATCACCCTTGATAGGTGCCACTCTGGCATTTATCATATTTACCCTGATACGTTTTCTGTTGCTTGGCAGAGTGGCAGACCCATATAAGCTGGAAAAGAAATTCGGATATCTCCAGATATTTTCAGCCTGTTTCGTGGCTTTTGCCCATGGCTCTAACGATGTGGCAAATGCTGTGGGACCCTTGTCTGCAGCTATGTCTGCAGCAGGACTTACCCCCTATGGTGTACTCCCTCAGTGGGTCTTATTAATAGGTGGTATCGGTATTGTGATAGGGTTGGCAACCTGGGGCTGGAGAGTGATCGAGACTATCGGAAAGGGTATTACAGAATTGACCCCCACCAGGGGTTTCTCGGCCGAATTTTCCACTGCACTGGTCGTGGTCGGCCATTCCTATAGTTCCCTGCCCATATCCACTACCCATACACTTGTGGGTGCTGTAGTTGGTGTGGGACTGGCTGGCGGTCTTGCGGCGGTTGATTTAAGTGTTATCAAAAAAATAATCGTATCATGGGTAATCACAGTTCCCGTGGCTGCCCTTACTTCCGGTGTAATATTTGCTGTACTTATGAAGGTGATCTAAATGCCATTTGAATACATCCGATCTGTCCTTGGGATTTTCGGTGAATCTCCATTTAAACCGGTCCATACCCATGCGGAAAAAAGCGGGGAAGCTGTACATAAACTCAAAGAAGCAGTGGATGCTTATGTTAAAGGGGATTATATCACGGTTCGTACCCTTGATACAGAGATATCTGCTATCGAATATGAAGCAGATGTCATCAAACAGACTATTCGCAAGCTCATACCCAGTTCCATGATGTTGCCTGTGGATCCCAATGACCTGCTCTCGTTCTTGAAACCACAGGATTCCATAGCTGACCATGCCCATCATACTGCCCACTGGCTTACCTTACGGGAGACCGAACTTCCCAGGGAGATCAAACAGGGTCTTTTGGAACTGATGGAAAGAACCCTCAAGACCGTGGATGCCTATGAGAATACGGTGGATGATATCGCCAAACTTCTTGAAACATCGTTTAGCAAGAAGGAAATCAAGCAGATACTGAAGAAGGTTCCATTGGTAGAACAATTGGAACATGAGACCGATATCACCAAGAAACAACTCCAACAAAAGATCTTCGAACATGAGAATGAACTGGGTGGGGTTGGTGTGTTCTATTTGATAAGCCTGCTGCGGGATATTGGAAATATTGCTGATAGTGCCAGTAAGGCAGCAGACCGTTTAAGGACAATGATCCTGAGAAGATGATCTGTAATTAATTGAATAATGGAATATGATAATGGAATTTGAACCTTCTTATCTAAAATTGGTAGAAAGCGGAGAGATCGACGACCGTATCGACATGCTTTATTCGAAACTTGAGCAGTGCAATATCTGTCCCAGAAATTGTGATATAAACAGACTTGAAGGCAATATCGGATATTGCAAAGCCGATGCGAACCTGGTGGTATCATCAGCCCAGCCTCACTTCTGGGAAGAGGCACCCTTAGTTGGTCTGGGCGGTTCAGGCACTGTTTTTTTATCCAACTGCAACCTGCGATGCGTGTACTGCCAGAATTTTGATATCAGCCACAGGGGCAGTGGAAAATGTATGACCGAAGAGCAGCTGGCTGAGAGTATGCTCTGGCTTCAGCGAATTGGATGTCACAATATCAATCTGGTCTCTCCGACCCATTATACTCCCCAACTGGTAAAATCCATTGCTATTGCAGCCCAAAAAGGCCTGAGACTTCCCATTGTTTACAACTGCAGCGGGTATGAAAGCATTGAGACATTGAAGCTGCTTGATGGTATAATTGATATATATATGCCAGATATGAAATACGGGAAAGCAGAAAGTGCAAAACTGTACAGCGATGCCCCTGATTATTTTGAGATCAACAAGATGGCAGTAAAAGAAATGCACAGACAGGTGGGTGATCTGGTTATTGACCATGATATTGCATGGCACGGCCTGTTGATAAGACATCTTTTATTACCCAATGATGCCGCCTGGAGTCTTAATGTACTTGAGTTCATTGCAAATGAAATTTCAAAGAACAGTTATGTTAACATCATGTTTCAGTACCGACCGGTGTACTATGCAAAAGAGTATGAAGAAATAAGCCACGCTCCGTATGTAGAAGAATATTATAATGTACTTGACATGGCACAGGGACTGGGCCTGCACAGGGGATTCCCTATAGAGTAGAGCAAAGGGATTTTACACGATCTGGTTACACCTTTGAGTTACTTGTTCTTATTCCATGTAATTCAAAATGTGGAACAGGTATCAGGGATGGTGAGCTGTATTCCCGGAATGCAGAAGTAATGATGAGGGCGATTGATTCTTCTGGTAACGAGGACCTGCAGCAACACTACAATGTAAAAATAAAAATAAAAATAAAAATTATATATATTTCTCTGCCATTTCACCGATTACGGGCAGGTGATATTCTTCACCTGAATAGGCCTTATACATCAGGAATATCCAGAGTACAAGAGCAATTAGTGGAAATAACAGTCCTGCAATAATTGCAATGATCCATCCGACAATTGGTATAATGGCAATAATGGACAATAGAATGCCAAATGCGATCAAAGCAATGCTTAATATAATCGATTGCATGGCATGGAACATGATAAATTTGCTTTTGCCAGGTTTATCTTTTTCTATAAGATAAATGATAAGACCTGATACAAGACCCAGGACATATGCTACAGCAGCCATCAGATTATCATTATTTTCAGTAGTTACAGTTTCATTCATATTTTCACCCTTCCTAATATCATGACGTATTTATAAAAAAGGTTATTTTTCAAACTATTTATACTTATTCTGATTTTGGGGCATGTGTTAATTTAAAGGACTTTTGTTTGCCAATCCGTCAATGGCATCATATTTTGGCAGTGTTCAAAACATTCATTAACGAATTCAGGTGTTGAAATGACATCAGAGGCAGCAGTTATCCCTATATACTGTGAGCACGGGTCGATCCCGATAAAAAATCCCGGGCTTTCCTTTCCGGACCCCAGCCAGAAGATAAGCAGGATCCTGGTATTGTACGGGCTTTTATCTTTACTGAATCGCACATCACGATAGATACGCATGATCGACCCGCTGCCATAGCTTTGGGTTAAGAGGGTTTCAAATTCTGGGTTGGTACTTTTACTTTTTAAGGTTCTGGGGATGGCTTCGTCTTCTTTTTTTTTAGTGTCACACCATGCTCAGAGAGCACACGTGCGACGCTTCTCGCACTTATTTCATAGCCTTCACCAGTTAGTATCTCTTCTATATCGTACATGTCCTTATCAGGTGTTTTCTCACCTTTTACTTTTAGTATGCTTATAGAAATCACCAATACGTAACACATATTTTGGCACTAATAAAGGTTTCCTATGGATGCTTGATCTGGGGAAATTCATGCCAAATTAAACAATTCGGTAGCAATAGAGTTTATGTTTTGATAGGTTATACATTTATATGCTCGCACGATTACTGACTGATTATTGTAATATTTACATTCCTTTTCCTGGGCCCATCTAATTCTACAAAAAAAACCCGTTGCCAGGTACCCAATTCCAATCTTCCTTCTATAATGGGAATGGTCTCGCTTGAACCCAACATTACTGCTTTTAAGTGTGCATCGGCATTGTTATCAATTCGGTCATGTTTATAACCAGCAGATGGAGGGATTAACTTCCCCAATAAATCTATAATGTCAGTGAGAAGACCGGATTCATTTTCGTTAATAATTATAGTGGAAGTAGTATGACGAGTGCTAACAACACACAATCCATTCTTGATTCCGATTTTTCGAACTTCATCCTTGACATTGTCGGTTATATCTACCAGTTCAATTGGCAAACTAGTATTTATCTTCAAATGAACGCACCCCAATTTAAGAAAAAATTACAGCTATCAAGTATACTGGAGCTTGTATGAAGCCAAATTCAATGTTACCATACTTAAGATCATGCAGGCTGAGATTGAATAAATAAAAGTATCCTTTGAAATAGATGAAAGACTACCTGTTGCAACATAGAGAATTCCACCAGTTAGCGATATTATTATGAATGTTAAGATTGTGGATGCGATAGCCCCACCAATAAGTGACCATGGATACTCGGCCCCTCTTCGTTCTAGAAATACATTACCTAGTATGAATCCTGTAGCAAATATCAATATGATAAAAGGTGCTGGCATTGGAAGACCTTTTTCAAAAAGGTACATAATACCAAGAGCCACAGCAATCATAGTAAAAGACATTCCTACAACAACAGCCATTGTTTGCAGAAAATGTTTATCTAAAGATTTATGAATAATCCATCCCTCCATTTTTCATCTTAATCAGCAATTATATTCAAAGTTGTATTTATTAATTTCTCTAATATAGATTTATTTTAATGGGATCGATTAACCACCCATTTTTTTCATCATCTTCTGCATGTTGAATTTCCCGCCGCGAAGTCCTTTGAATGCCTGCTGCATCATTTTATGCTGTTTTAACAAACTCCTGACATCCTCTTGTGAAGTACCAGAACCCCGGGCGATCCTTTTAATCCGGCTACTGCCTATAACAGTGGGTTCGACCTGTTCTTTTTCAGTCATACTGTCCATGATGACCTTGAACTTGTCCAGGGTACCCTTAGTCGTTTGGAAATCATCATCAGAAAGCTTTGGGATCATGGGCATGTTGGGAAGCATCTGCATGACCTGTTTCAATGGTCCCATCTTGTTCATTGCCTGAATCTGCTTATACATGTCTTTAAGGGTCAATTTGCCTCGCATCATGCTCTCTACATCGAACTCGTCCTCATCCATGGCTTCCTGTGCCTTCTCGACAAGAGTTTTAATGTCACCCATTCCTAACAATCTGGAAATAAAACGGTCTGGTTCGAATTTTTCAAAATCTTCAGGCTTCTCCCCTATACCGATAAATGCTATTGATGAACCGGTCTCTGAAACTGCAGATAGTGCACCGCCGCCTTTTGCAGTGCCGTCCAGTTTACTGATTGTCACACCTGTTATTCCGATTGATCGATTGAACACCTTAGCCTGCTCGCTTGCCTGCTGGCCTATGGCCGCATCTATCACCAGTAATTTGTGATCTGGTTTTGCGAAAGAATGGATATCTTCCATTTCCTTGATCAGGTCTTTTTCAAGAGCATGCCGCCCGGCAGTATCGATTATTAATACTTCATGTTTACTCAATGCTTCCATGCCTTTTTTGACAATTTCCACAGCATCCTTATTATCCCTCTCTCCATAGAAAGGAATATTTAATCGACTGCACAGCGTGCTCAACTGCTCGAATGCTCCGGGCCGATATGTATCAGCGCAAATAACTGCAGGTTTCATTCCTTTTCGCTGGAAGAACCTGGCTAGTTTTGCTGTGGTTGTGGTCTTACCGCTGCCCTGAAGCCCCACCATCATGATCTTTTGTGGGCTTAATTTAATATCAGTACCATGGCCCATTATTTCGATAAGCTCATGATAGACAATATTTATCACGTGTTCCCTGGGGCTCATACCAGCGGTGACATCTTCTTTCAAGGAGCGTTCTTTTATCTTTTTAGAAAGCTCCATTACCAATTTTACATTAACATCTGCTTGCAGAAGGGCACGTTGGATCTCTTTTACAGCATCATTTACCACCTTTTCATTAATCCTGCCAGCACCTGCAATCTTCTTTAATGCGTCCTGCAATGAACTGCCAAGTTTATCCATTACCATATTGATCGTCCTGTTGTAACAATAAAAAGTCTAATAATAAAAGAATGTAAGAAGGTATGAATATACCTTCCTATGCAACTATTAATTTACTAATATTTGTCATCAGATTATGAAGACAAAGGTTATCCAGGCCACCAAT includes:
- a CDS encoding TIGR00153 family protein, which produces MPFEYIRSVLGIFGESPFKPVHTHAEKSGEAVHKLKEAVDAYVKGDYITVRTLDTEISAIEYEADVIKQTIRKLIPSSMMLPVDPNDLLSFLKPQDSIADHAHHTAHWLTLRETELPREIKQGLLELMERTLKTVDAYENTVDDIAKLLETSFSKKEIKQILKKVPLVEQLEHETDITKKQLQQKIFEHENELGGVGVFYLISLLRDIGNIADSASKAADRLRTMILRR
- a CDS encoding inorganic phosphate transporter, giving the protein MDIFDPIILAVIVAGLYMAWNIGANDLANSMGTSVGSGALSIKQVVIIAGILEVVGAVFFGDRVTSRIAKGIVPIEQLITIDPNIVIIGSLAAILAAGFWITFATFYHMPVSTTHSIVGAVTGFGLAATFFIDDFTIAHIKWMVLGKIVLSWITSPLIGATLAFIIFTLIRFLLLGRVADPYKLEKKFGYLQIFSACFVAFAHGSNDVANAVGPLSAAMSAAGLTPYGVLPQWVLLIGGIGIVIGLATWGWRVIETIGKGITELTPTRGFSAEFSTALVVVGHSYSSLPISTTHTLVGAVVGVGLAGGLAAVDLSVIKKIIVSWVITVPVAALTSGVIFAVLMKVI
- a CDS encoding DUF4870 domain-containing protein, coding for MNETVTTENNDNLMAAVAYVLGLVSGLIIYLIEKDKPGKSKFIMFHAMQSIILSIALIAFGILLSIIAIIPIVGWIIAIIAGLLFPLIALVLWIFLMYKAYSGEEYHLPVIGEMAEKYI
- the mtxX gene encoding methanogenesis marker protein Mmp4/MtxX translates to MSKIIQSIYKKAMENHARIALGIDSVTPKLLHSAVKGREFADVVLVGDSYAINMIGTELEVIHSKKPAKTLVDMLVSGDVDGAIRGTLSANSTLSYLKQAFGLNKLFRVALLETPDGTPLFLAPVGIDEGATKEDKLEFIRRVSEHIRRFDVEPRIAVLSGGRFEDRGRDSYVDKTLDDAEYVTKKAVEEGYDVKHYGILIENAVNKANFILAPDGVSGNLIFRTLVLVAGGYGYGAPVLMEKVFVDTSRVGGHYTKAIMMASALVRKRQEY
- the mtrH gene encoding tetrahydromethanopterin S-methyltransferase subunit H translates to MFVFQKEQQIVNIANIKIGGQPGELPTVLAGTIFYNKHHIVSDPAQGIFDKKEAEKLINTQQVQADETGNPHMVHIYAESEDAARKYMDFVSAETDAPFLIDSTDSKVRMAAAGYVSEVGLADKTIYNSMNMSITDEELNALGQSDVDSAIILGFNAIDSSLDGRMELLESGSSVLPRGLLEMAEDCGITKKLIDPGITPMGNGAGVALRMNIAAKAKWGFPVGSGIHNAPSAWNWLRSKRKEDKLVYKICDIASTGLQQMAAGDFVLYGPIEYAKYTFPLAAMSDIMISESVADLDVEPVDGHPIWKLV
- the phoU gene encoding phosphate signaling complex protein PhoU codes for the protein MVNIDKKDIDNIIQEIIKDIREMGLCIKTSIDRSVTSLKEQNTSMADKVIENKKRIDELGDVIEDKCTKTMTMKVSSSQLRMLKGALKMIIDLGNIQDLAIEIAFITKATANAPHIKPLVDIPRMSDLLQEMLDSSLDALEKQDADLARITASRDDEVDALFDQIRRELITYMIEDPQKIANASHLTFAARYLERMGDHINNLCESVVYIVTGLKEDLN
- a CDS encoding DUF2461 family protein — encoded protein: MPRTLKSKSTNPEFETLLTQSYGSGSIMRIYRDVRFSKDKSPYNTRILLIFWLGSGKESPGFFIGIDPCSQYIGITAASDVISTPEFVNECFEHCQNMMPLTDWQTKVL
- a CDS encoding radical SAM protein, whose translation is MIMEFEPSYLKLVESGEIDDRIDMLYSKLEQCNICPRNCDINRLEGNIGYCKADANLVVSSAQPHFWEEAPLVGLGGSGTVFLSNCNLRCVYCQNFDISHRGSGKCMTEEQLAESMLWLQRIGCHNINLVSPTHYTPQLVKSIAIAAQKGLRLPIVYNCSGYESIETLKLLDGIIDIYMPDMKYGKAESAKLYSDAPDYFEINKMAVKEMHRQVGDLVIDHDIAWHGLLIRHLLLPNDAAWSLNVLEFIANEISKNSYVNIMFQYRPVYYAKEYEEISHAPYVEEYYNVLDMAQGLGLHRGFPIE
- a CDS encoding tetrahydromethanopterin S-methyltransferase subunit A, producing the protein MPEDLIAKNWPSVKGDYTVIDPESHISVVTLASDMAPLPGACMMGSCKTENLGIEKIISNTISNSNIRYILVCGQESRGHLSGNTLLAIHENGIDESGRIIGSGGAIPFIENIPVDAINRFRQQIELIDHRGLVDTEKIQSIINEYSSMGDPYLEPPMTIESTKKKKQKIVREITGWDMMVSPGIMMDSASGIIFAEN
- a CDS encoding dihydroorotase — its product is MPDLIINNARIFHQGRIHEAELAVKNGKISDIARMIPKKSADKVINAKNMLILPGIIDVHVHFREPGMTHKEDWYTGSCAAAAGGVTTVIEHPNTLPPTLDKDTFNGKLNLASSKSIIDFGINGGVTDNYDHLEPLWKSGVTAFGEIFLGESTGSMTVDRDQMTAALKIIKDLDALACIHAEDQEILETNIQLSKNDLEPEAYSKSRPNMSEAVAVANTVEDALAFDAKAHLCHISTREAVGIIRSAKYGDYGGSEGTITAEVAPHHMFLSNKDYERLGTFGKMNPPLRKRRSLQYVWNGLNDGTIDIVASDHAPHTESEKMTDIWSAPAGVPGVETMLPLMLLAVRRNLLPLSRMVDVMCTNPAVIFGLSSHHKGAIWEGFDADLVLVDTTKVTEVNIDKLHSKAGWSPYEGMEAIFPAITISRGEVIFDDGIHAKKGRGHFLPGPGFEEKPAEESAAMCSRDEKSEKKVKK
- a CDS encoding YjbQ family protein; its protein translation is MKINTSLPIELVDITDNVKDEVRKIGIKNGLCVVSTRHTTSTIIINENESGLLTDIIDLLGKLIPPSAGYKHDRIDNNADAHLKAVMLGSSETIPIIEGRLELGTWQRVFFVELDGPRKRNVNITIISQ